The genomic DNA ACCGACTACTTCGAGTCGACCGGCTGGCTCGGCGACGATGTGTGGATGGCGCACTGCGTCCACATGAACGACTCCGACATCGCCGCCTTCGCCCGTACGGGAACGGGCGTCGCCCACTGCCCGTCCTCCAACGCCCGCCTCGCCGCGGGCATCGCCCGGGTGCCCGACATGCTCGCCGCGGGCGTTCCGGTCGGCCTCGGCGTCGACGGCACCGCCTCCAACGAGTCCGGCGAACTCCACACCGAGCTGCGCAACGCCCTGCTGATCAACCGCCTCGGCGCCCACCGCGAGAAGGCCCTGAACGCCCGTCAGGCGCTGCGCCTGGCCACGTACGGCGGTGCCCAGGTCCTCGGACGGGCCGGCCAGATCGGTTCGCTGGAGGCCGGGAAGCTCGCCGACCTGGTGCTCTGGAAGCTGGACACCCTGGCCCACGCCTCCATCGCGGACCCGGTGACCGCGCTCGTCCTCGGTGCCGCGGCCCCCGTCACCCTCTCCCTCATCGACGGCAAGCCCGTCGTCGAGGGGAACCGCCTGATCACGGTGGACGAGGACGTGATCGCCCGCGCCACCCGCGACGAGGCCCGCCGCCTCGCGCGGATCGCCGCCGGAGCCTGACGCTCCGCGGCCCCCCGACCGGCCGGACGAGGGGGACGGCCCGCGTCCGGCCGCCGCGGACCCGAGCGGGGTCCACGGCAAGCCGGTCCGCGGGGCGCGCGCCCGAATGCGCGCGCCCCGCGGACCGGTGAAGAACGCTGCCCGCGAGACCGCGCGGCGCACCCCCACCGCATACCCATGGGCACCCGCACCCTCAGTGACCGACCATCAACTGCTGGAATCCCAGCTCCTGTTGAAGGCCGCACAGCCACAGCAGTGGTACCGCACAACCTGCCGAGAGCCGCACCACCGCACCACTTCGCTCCACCTCCCTGACACCCACGTCGCCGACGACGTGCACCCGACCGGAGGAACCGCCGTGGCCGCTAAGCCCAGGTTTCGCAACGACGCAGTCGCAGGAACCGACCGTAAGCACCCGGTCGACGAAACACTCCCCCCACTGAAGATGTTCACCAGCGGGCTCCAGCACGTGGCCGCCATGTACGCCGGAGTGGTGGCCCCGCCCATGATCGTGGGGCCCGCCGTGGGTCTCACCGCCAAGGAGACCGCCTTCCTGATGGGGGCGAGCCTGTTCACCGCGGGCATCGCCACCCTGCTGCAGACCCTCGGCTTCTGGCGCATCGGCGCCCGGCTGCCGTTCGTCAACGGGGTCTCCTTCGCCGGAGTGACCCCGATGGTCGCGATCGGCAAGGACCGCGGGCACGACGGGATCGCCGTGATCTTCGGCGCGATCATCGTCGCCAGCCTTCTCGGATTCGTCCTCGCCCCGTACTTCGGGAAGCTGGTGCGCTTCTTCCCGCCGGTCGTCACCGGCACCGTGATCACCCTGATCGGCGTCTCGCTGCTCCCGGTGGCCTTCAACTGGTCCCAGGGCGGAAACGCCGCGGCCGACGACTACGGCTCGATGACCAACATCATCATGGCCGCCGGCACCCTCGTGATCGTGCTGGCCCTGCGCAAGATCCTGCGCGGCTTCCTCCAGCAGATCGCGATCCTGCTCGGCCTGGTCATCGGGACGCTGATCGCGATACCCGTCGGCATCACCGACTTCGGCGCCGTCCAGGACGCCGGACTGGTGGGCTTCCCGACGCCGTTCCACTTCGGCGGCCCGCAGTTCGAGCTCGCGGCGATCATCTCCATGTGCATCGTCATGCTGGTCTGCATGACCGAGTCCACCGCGGACATGCTGGCCCTCGGCAAGATCGTCGGGCGCCCGGCGGACGCACGGACCATCGAGGGCGGGCTGCGGGCCGACACCCTGGGCAGTGCCATCAGCCCGCTGTTCAACGGCTTCATGTGCAGTGCCTTCGCCCAGAACATCGGGCTGGTCGCGATGACCGGGGTCCGCAGCCGGTTCGTCGTCGCCGCGGGCGGCGGCATCCTGATCGTGCTCGGTCTGGTCCCGGTGGCCGCGTCCGTCATCGCACTGGTACCCCTGCCGGTGCTCGGCGGTGCGGGCATCGTGTTGTTCGGTTCGGTCGCGGCGAGCGGCATCCAGACGCTGGCCACCGCCGCACTGGAGAAGGGCGAGAACGCGCTGATAGTGGCCGCCGCCGTGGGGATCGGCCTGATACCCATCGCCGCGCCGCAGTTCTACCACGCGTTCCCCGAGGACCTGCTCGTCGTCCTGGACTCGGGCATCTCCACCGGCTGTGTCGTGGCGATCCTGCTCAACCTGGCCTTCAACCACCTGGGGCGCGCACCCGAGGGGATGGAGGAGGAGACCGCGAACGGGGAGCATGTGGTCCCCGCCGCGGCCGGGGCGGGCGTCCACTGAGCGGCCCCCATGGCGCCGTGGCGCGTACGGCGGTCCCTGCGGGGGCCGCTCGTACGCGCCACAGGTGTTGACGGGCGGGTTCCCGTCGGGGCCGCTGCGGTGCGGGGTGGTGCGGTGGTTGTGCGGGGTGGTGCGGGTGGTGCAGTGGTCAGGTCAGCCGATATGGAAGCTGTCCCCGTACACCTTCCAGTCGAGCGGCGGGTCGAGGTTGAGGTTCCCCTTCTTCAGGAACACCCGCTGGGCGGTGTCGACCCGGCTGGTGTCCGAGTGGGCCTCCTCCTGCTCCATCGCCCAGACACGGGCGTCGAGGAAGGCGTTGAGGTACGTCGTCTCGTTGCCGCCCTGCGACGGCGGCTTGGCCTTGGCCAGCGCGCGCTTGCGGATGGAGCTGAAGCTGGTGCTGTCGCCGCCGTCGCCGTGCATCACGATGGCGTCGTAGTAGGTGAACTGGCCGAGCGTGCCGAGACCGTCGGCCTTGCCCTGCTTGACCGCCGGGTTGAAGTAGACCCGGTCGCGCTCGTCGTTCTGCGCCTGCTTGAACGCCGAGTCGGACGCGGCCTTCACCCAGTCCTTGGTGAAGTTCGGGTCGAGGCCCTCGTGCGAGGGGGTGCCGTCGACCTCGCGCAGCGCGGGCAGGTACTTCGCCAGGACGTTGCCCGGCTTGCGGTCGGTGTACAGCTCGACCAGGTCGAGCATGTCACCGGTGCCGGAGCAGAAGCCGATGATGCCCGCCGTGTAGCCGCGGTCGTCGTCGATGTCCTCGATGTACTTGTACTGCGACTTCCAGTCCAGCGAGGAGTTCTCCGCGCTGGAGACCAGCTGCATGGCGATCTCCTTCTTCGCCGGATCGTCCAGCCCGCTCGCGGCGGCCCTGAGCGGCTGGGCGGCCCGCGCGGGCCGGTCGGCCGAAGGGCGGGAGGGGGCGTCGCCGGCGTGGGCGGCGATGGGGATCGCCGTGAGAGCCAGCCCGAGCGTCACGGCGGCGATGCCGACGGGGCGGGTGAGCCGGGTGGTGCGACGTGCGGTGCCGTGTTGGGGGTTGTGCACCTGTCCTCCAGGGGAGTTCGCCGTGCCGGAGTTCTGTTAGGAAGCTTTACTATCAGAGTGGTAGGTGTGCCGTACACCCCTTCGGCGCAAGTGAGTTGAGGGCGGTGGTCCCGCCGCGAATCCGGATACGGAACGGCCCCGCGTCGCGCGGGGGACGCGCGGTGCGGGGCCGGTGGATGGCTACGCTCAGCAGTTGAGGTAGGCCACGTGGATCCAGACGCCGGTCGGTCCGCCCCACAGGTCACCCATGACCCAGCTGCCCTCCTGGCCACGGGCTTCGATGTTCTGCCCCCGGTTCACGGTCCCGAGCACCGCGTAGCCCGTGCCCGGACCGCCGCGGAAGTTGACCCCGTTGTCGTTGACCGTGCAGACCTGCGGCGGCGACTGCACGGGCGCCGCGGCCCGGACGGCCGCCGCGGGGGCCGTGACGGCCTGGGCGGACGGGCCCGCGGCCAGCCCGAGACCCGCGCCCAGGACCATGGCGCTCAGCAGCATCTTCTTCAGCATGTCTGTACTCATCCTGACGCTCCGGGGCGCACCCAAGCGTGCGCCTCCGCCTCCTCAACGGAACGGCTCGCCCCGGGGGCACGGGGTGGGCGCGACAGCGCGGGAGCGGACGAAAGCACAGGTCGTACGCTGTTTGAACCGGCGCACGCGGATCGTCCACCGGGTGCGCCGCGCGCCCGCCCCGGCCGGGTTCGGCCACATCGACGCGCACCTGTCGCCGTACACCCGCCGGCTCGGACCCCGTCCTCCGTACCCCAGGGACCGTCGGGCCGGCCGCCGGACGGGACGGGGACGGGGCCGGGAACCGGAGGGCTGCCCGGCCTGTAGCGTCAGGGGTATGGAAGATCAGTCTGTTGTGGATGTCGGCGATGTGCGGCTGGCGTACCGGGCCTGGGGCGACCAGTACGGTTCCCCGGTCGTCCTGCTGCACGGTCTCGGCGGCTCCGCCGCGAACTGGGAGGCGGCCGGGAGCCTGCTCGGCGAGGAGTGGCGGGTGTTCGCCCTCGACCTGCGCGGGCACGGGGAGAGCGACTGGCCGGACGAGTACGGCCTGGACCTGATGCGGGACGATGTGCTCGGCTTCCTGGACGAACTGGAGCTCGACCGGGTCGGCCTGGCCGGTCACGGCATGGGCGGAGTCGTCGCCCAGTTGCTGGCCGAGGAGCACTCGGACCGGGTGGAGCGGCTCGTCCTGGTGGAGACCCCCGCGCCATGGCCCGGGGAACCGGGACCGGCGGGGCGGCCCGAGGGGCCCGTGGACTACGACGAGAACGCCGTGCCCGCCGTCCGGGCCCAGCTGGCCGACCCCGACCCGCGGTGGGCGGAGGGTCTCGGCGAGATCGTCGCGCCGACGCTGCTCATCTCGGGCGGCCCGGAGAGCGGCATGCCGCAGGACCGCCTGCCCGACATGGCGTCCCTGATCCCCGACTGCCGGCTGATCACGGTCCCCGGCGGCCACCGGATGCACGAGACCCGGGCCGATCAGGTCGCGCAGCAGATCACCGAGTTCTTCACCAGCTGACCCCGCCGCTCGTCCTCCACGCCGCCGGGCCATGCGCCCGGCGGCGTTGTCAGTCCCCGCTGCCATGATCGGGCCATGGATCTCGCACAGTTCTTCGCCGATCTCGACGCACGGCCCTGGGCCGGCTACGAACACGCCTACGGCAGCGCCGCCGATGTGCCGGACTGCCTGCGGGCGCTCGCCGGGGACGACGAGGAGGCGGCGGACGAAGCGCTCGGTGATCTCTACGCGAGCATCCTCCACCAGGGCTCGGTGTACGAGGCGTCCGCGCAGGCGGTGCCGTTCCTGGCCCGGCTGGCCGCCATGGGAATACGTACGGCCGACCTGCTGGCCCTGCTCGGCGGAATCGCGGAGGGCGGTACGGAATTCGACGGCGACGGCGACGGCCGGAACGACGGGGCGGCCGCGAGCGCGGAGGCGGGGGAGGGCGACGGACCGGGGGAGAGCGACGAGGCCGCGTGCCGTCGAGCCGTCGTCGGCCAACTGCCCCTGCTGCTCGACTCGGTCGGCTCCGACGACGCCGAAGTGCGGCAGTGCGCCGTCTGGGCGGCCGCGATGACCGGGGCGGCCGGGCGGGTGCTGCCGGTGCTCCGCGAGCGGGCCGCCGTCGAGAAGGTCCCGCTCGTGCGCGCCGAACTGCTGTCGGCCCTGGCGCAGCTGGATCCGGCGGGCACGGCGTCCGCGGCGACGGAGGCGATCGGCCCGGACCAGCCGGCGGAGTTGCGGATCACGGCACTGCTGGCCTGTGTGGACACCGGGCTGCCCTGGGGCCGGAGCCACCACGGGGCGATGCTGTCGCTGCTCCCGGCCGAGGGCCTCATGACCGGCCGGGTCGTCCAGTACCACGGTGAACCCCTGCTCCATGTCACCGACGCCCTGCTGCTCCGCGACACCGACGAGGACCGCGACGCGGCGTTCACCCTGCTCGACGCCGCGCTGAGCAGCGATTCGCCCGAGGCGTGCGAGGAAGCGGTGCGGGCGGCCGAGTCCGCCTGTCAGCTCTCCCGC from Streptomyces sp. NBC_00654 includes the following:
- a CDS encoding nucleobase:cation symporter-2 family protein, yielding MAAKPRFRNDAVAGTDRKHPVDETLPPLKMFTSGLQHVAAMYAGVVAPPMIVGPAVGLTAKETAFLMGASLFTAGIATLLQTLGFWRIGARLPFVNGVSFAGVTPMVAIGKDRGHDGIAVIFGAIIVASLLGFVLAPYFGKLVRFFPPVVTGTVITLIGVSLLPVAFNWSQGGNAAADDYGSMTNIIMAAGTLVIVLALRKILRGFLQQIAILLGLVIGTLIAIPVGITDFGAVQDAGLVGFPTPFHFGGPQFELAAIISMCIVMLVCMTESTADMLALGKIVGRPADARTIEGGLRADTLGSAISPLFNGFMCSAFAQNIGLVAMTGVRSRFVVAAGGGILIVLGLVPVAASVIALVPLPVLGGAGIVLFGSVAASGIQTLATAALEKGENALIVAAAVGIGLIPIAAPQFYHAFPEDLLVVLDSGISTGCVVAILLNLAFNHLGRAPEGMEEETANGEHVVPAAAGAGVH
- a CDS encoding SH3 domain-containing protein codes for the protein MSTDMLKKMLLSAMVLGAGLGLAAGPSAQAVTAPAAAVRAAAPVQSPPQVCTVNDNGVNFRGGPGTGYAVLGTVNRGQNIEARGQEGSWVMGDLWGGPTGVWIHVAYLNC
- a CDS encoding alpha/beta fold hydrolase, which codes for MEDQSVVDVGDVRLAYRAWGDQYGSPVVLLHGLGGSAANWEAAGSLLGEEWRVFALDLRGHGESDWPDEYGLDLMRDDVLGFLDELELDRVGLAGHGMGGVVAQLLAEEHSDRVERLVLVETPAPWPGEPGPAGRPEGPVDYDENAVPAVRAQLADPDPRWAEGLGEIVAPTLLISGGPESGMPQDRLPDMASLIPDCRLITVPGGHRMHETRADQVAQQITEFFTS
- a CDS encoding chitosanase, whose translation is MHNPQHGTARRTTRLTRPVGIAAVTLGLALTAIPIAAHAGDAPSRPSADRPARAAQPLRAAASGLDDPAKKEIAMQLVSSAENSSLDWKSQYKYIEDIDDDRGYTAGIIGFCSGTGDMLDLVELYTDRKPGNVLAKYLPALREVDGTPSHEGLDPNFTKDWVKAASDSAFKQAQNDERDRVYFNPAVKQGKADGLGTLGQFTYYDAIVMHGDGGDSTSFSSIRKRALAKAKPPSQGGNETTYLNAFLDARVWAMEQEEAHSDTSRVDTAQRVFLKKGNLNLDPPLDWKVYGDSFHIG